One Huiozyma naganishii CBS 8797 chromosome 4, complete genome genomic region harbors:
- the KNAG0D05350 gene encoding uncharacterized protein, producing MSAVVPPDNASGAALLAAGGARSPADNVRRFFKLQSACAALLEAARTVYECSFPTGELKTMGSKSGDPLSEAIAASPAAQIGSYLVENREALDLEHMFEVFRFDANESPVHCFIQYPVVSDAQLENLAFVHRSFPNMNVHLSAAERTVMSNERLEFLGDSWLGAIVAYFLYKKYPYANEGALSRMKSAIVNNNNLEKICSRLGFKQRLRANVPGYKMKIRDSFSKYHADVVEAYIGAFVVDRFKTEFQELADWIEKLSEEQLQLFGPEMLNTPLNKNAKGELAELLQFNKTGGKLTYRRMTQTSPFKVQALLGNIVLSEGSGANVKDAERRAAMAALDKPELIAKYSLFDIVPNESEENPVEQLPDSNMNPAYVKYGSSDGSGHHVESSSNEEDSSSEESSSSEESSSTEESSDDEESVLDDQPPVVPIQETKSPLDMEQFKKDLMSKMDVIVSSIFTEALKNSSVQDTNGKPSNNVPGIDTDGFSAVPNHSQSGVANTNLPRTEKNYLDTGVNAAKPKMPPLKPMPKLVSPFDKQQATTTGLPMKLQTHQPKVANMSPPLPSPMQTLNQYNTENKVGPQERPNAFGPLMAARDLYTLLNQHHRFPDYKILPTADGGFKARCFVKGTAIMLGEGTGRTKKEAKQVAAAKALKGAALRSIRT from the coding sequence ATGTCTGCTGTAGTCCCACCAGATAATGCAAGTGGCGCGGCCCTGCTCGCTGCAGGCGGAGCGCGGTCGCCCGCGGACAACGTCAGAcggttcttcaagttgcAGAGCGCGTGCGCTGCGTTGCTCGAGGCAGCACGGACCGTTTACGAGTGCAGCTTCCCCACTGGGGAGTTGAAAACGATGGGCTCAAAGAGTGGTGATCCGCTCTCCGAGGCGATCGCTGCGAGCCCTGCAGCGCAGATCGGCTCGTACCTCGTCGAGAATCGCGAAGCACTCGACTTGGAACACATGTTCGAGGTGTTCCGCTTTGACGCGAACGAGTCACCCGTGCACTGTTTCATCCAGTACCCAGTTGTCTCTGATGCGCAGCTGGAGAACCTCGCCTTCGTACACCGAAGTTTCCCGAACATGAATGTTCACCTCTCCGCGGCAGAGCGAACCGTGATGTCAAATGAGCGACTCGAGTTCCTCGGGGACAGTTGGCTCGGCGCCATCGTCGCTTACTTTctgtacaagaagtacCCATACGCGAATGAGGGCGCGCTCTCGCGGATGAAGTCTGCCATcgtcaacaacaataaccTGGAGAAGATATGCTCGCGGCTTGGGTTCAAGCAGCGACTCAGGGCGAACGTCCCCGGGTACAAGATGAAAATACGAGACAGCTTCTCCAAGTACCACGCTGACGTCGTCGAGGCGTACATCGGAGCATTTGTCGTTGACAGGTTTAAGACCGAGTTCCAAGAACTAGCAGATTGGATCGAGAAACTCTCAGAGGAGCAGTTACAACTCTTCGGACCCGAAATGCTCAACACCCcgctgaacaagaacgCCAAGGGAGAGCTTGCAGAGCTCCTCCAGTTTAACAAAACTGGTGGAAAGCTTACCTACAGGAGAATGACACAGACGTCCCCCTTTAAGGTCCAGGCGCTTTTGGGAAATATTGTCCTCTCCGAGGGCAGCGGCGCTAACGTCAAGGACGCGGAGCGCAGGGCAGCCATGGCAGCTCTCGACAAACCGGAACTAATAGCCAAGTACTCGCTGTTCGATATTGTCCCTAACGAGTCTGAAGAGAATCCTGTTGAACAGCTTCCAGATTCCAACATGAATCCCGCGTATGTGAAATACGGTAGCAGTGATGGCAGCGGCCACCACGTGGAGAGTTCCAGCAACGAGGAAGATTCCAGTAGCGAGGAAAGCTCCAGTAGCGAGGAGAGTTCCAGCACTGAAGAGAGCtccgatgacgaggagagtGTCCTTGATGACCAACCTCCTGTCGTTCCTATCCAGGAAACAAAATCCCCACTCGATATGgagcagttcaaaaaaGATCTTATGAGCAAGATGGATGTCATTGTGAGCTCCATTTTCACCGAAGCGTTGAAGAATTCGTCAGTGCAAGATACAAACGGTAAACCGAGCAATAATGTTCCAGGGATAGACACTGATGGGTTCTCAGCCGTTCCGAATCATTCGCAATCTGGAGTCGCAAACACCAATCTACCTAGAACTGAGAAGAATTACTTGGACACAGGTGTCAATGCTGCGAAACCAAAAATGCCGCCATTGAAGCCGATGCCGAAACTGGTATCTCCGTTTGATAAGCAACAGGCCACGACAACGGGGCTTCCCATGAAATTGCAGACACACCAACCAAAAGTCGCAAATATGTCTCCTCCACTCCCATCCCCAATGCAAACACTGAACCAGTATAACACAGAGAATAAAGTGGGCCCCCAAGAGCGACCAAATGCGTTTGGACCTTTAATGGCTGCTCGCGATCTGTATACTCTGTTGAATCAACACCACCGTTTCCCTGACTATAAGATCCTCCCAACTGCAGATGGAGGTTTCAAAGCGAGGTGCTTTGTGAAGGGGACAGCTATCATGCTGGGCGAGGGCACTGGgagaac
- the KNAG0D05360 gene encoding alpha-mannosyltransferase, with protein MAGNWALQLVERTNYLPNGLPMTRGPISREEKCKVLVEALYHDNDDWSHQQNMNGFPSDHANEEFASVMMERLRIYNYCFIEGGIDVADVWSPQLGSSPLEFQHSMFPFLRIPGEGEDALLPTVVDLSTMHKVPLHPAQLDIHNHNRNFWRSWSNMAQGRGIVTTFSAKKFSDFFFRQLKVLQYHNNELPIQIIVQDNEFSDDFIAEIAAAGERTKQSLYLVKISKLLDPANQKYLSGWINKLLANLFNTFEEFILLDADVVPYAAPHTYFSTKEYTSTGLYMFQDRALLSETETICTDTLNSLEPSKQEVELLGSYLQFTHTMDLQGKTQEESTYTALFKKKLPHNVETGLVTANKKSKMFGLVTSLMLNLNTKLRACFWGDKEFYWLGPLFAGVSYTIEPTPAALTGFPLRRYENDIYQNTTLCDTHIAHVRDHELSWINGGLRTFKPEANINYKNIENPPAKMSGCLIPDPAHGPWVREKRVFGHIHCAAVVEPDLDLTPYGEVIRFDEETQQRTDDISKIWNSNIDEHV; from the coding sequence ATGGCAGGAAACTGGGCTCTTCAGCTAGTGGAAAGGACAAACTACTTACCGAATGGATTGCCGATGACGAGGGGCCCGATCAGCAGGGAGGAGAAGTGCAAAGTGCTCGTCGAAGCGTTGTACCACGACAACGATGACTGGTCGCACCAGCAGAATATGAACGGGTTCCCCTCAGACCACGCAAACGAGGAATTTGCAAGCGTCATGATGGAGAGACTCAGAATATACAACTACTGCTTCATAGAAGGCGGCATCGATGTAGCGGACGTGTGGTCGCCGCAACTGGGCAGCAGCCCACTTGAGTTCCAGCACAGCATGTTCCCCTTTCTCCGGATCCCAGGGGAGGGTGAAGACGCGTTGCTTCCGACAGTGGTTGACCTTAGCACCATGCATAAGGTGCCCCTGCACCCAGCGCAGCTTGACATCCACAACCACAATCGCAACTTTTGGCGAAGTTGGAGCAATATGGCCCAGGGGAGGGGGATCGTCACTACCTTTAGCgccaagaagttttctgacttcttcttcagacAGCTGAAAGTACTTCAATATCACAACAACGAACTGCCGATTCAAATCATAGTTCAGGACAACGAGTTCTCAGACGATTTCATAGCAGAAATAGCCGCTGCAGGGGAAAGAACGAAGCAATCACTGTACCTTGTGAAGATCTCAAAACTCCTGGATCCTGCAAACCAGAAATACCTCTCCGGGTGGATTAACAAACTGCTTGCCAACCTGTTCAATACTTTCGAAGAGTTCATCCTTTTGGATGCAGATGTCGTCCCTTATGCCGCACCGCATACATACTTCAGTACTAAGGAGTATACATCCACAGGTTTGTACATGTTCCAAGATAGAGCTCTCTTAAGCGAAACGGAAACTATTTGTACagacactttgaacagcCTCGAACCGTCAAAGcaagaagttgaacttCTCGGATCATACCTACAGTTTACGCATACAATGGACTTACAGGGCAAAACGCAGGAGGAGAGTACGTACACAGCcctgttcaagaagaaactgccaCATAACGTCGAAACGGGACTGGTTACCGCcaacaagaagagcaagatgTTCGGGCTGGTTACTAGTCTaatgttgaacttgaacacGAAGCTGCGCGCGTGTTTTTGGGGGGATAAAGAATTTTATTGGCTTGGTCCCTTATTCGCCGGAGTATCATACACAATAGAACCAACGCCGGCTGCTCTAACTGGGTTCCCCCTCAGAAGATACGAAAACGACATCTACCAGAACACTACTCTTTGCGACACACACATTGCACATGTCCGTGATCATGAGCTATCTTGGATTAACGGCGGGCTGAGGACTTTCAAACCTGAAGCGAACATAAACTacaaaaatatcgaaaacCCTCCAGCGAAAATGTCTGGCTGCTTGATACCAGATCCAGCTCACGGACCATGGGTACGAGAGAAACGTGTATTTGGTCACATTCATTGCGCGGCCGTCGTGGAACCAGACCTCGATTTGACCCCCTACGGAGAGGTCATAAGGTTTGATGAGGAGACACAGCAGAGGACGGACGacatttccaaaatatGGAATTCAAACATTGATGAACATGTATAA
- the KNAG0D05370 gene encoding sugar porter family MFS transporter translates to MGLIVAIFNIGCAIGGLAWSRLGDIYGRRLALVWVTTVYMIGLIISIASINKWYQYFIGRIISGCGVGGIAVYSPLLISEVSPKHVRGTLVSCYQLMVTLGIFLGYCTNYGTEHGYSNSTQWRVPLGLGFAWALFMIAAMFFVPESPRFLIEVGKMEEAKISMARSNKLSADDPSVIAEVEYLAAGIEAEREAGSASWMELFSTKGKILQRTILGVMIQSLQQLTGANYFFFYGTQIFQAVGLPDSYETAIVIGIVNFASTFPSIYFVERFGRRTGLLWGAAGMICCFVVFASVGVTRLYPNGRDQPSSKGAGNCMICFTCFFIFCFATTWAPTAYVIVSESFPLRVKAKGMALSIAANWIWNFLLGFFTPFITGAINFYYGYVFMGCLCFSWVYVFFFVPETKGLSLEEVNIMWEESVLPWKSASWVPPSRRGADYNADAMAHDDQPFYKRMLGK, encoded by the coding sequence ATGGGGTTGATTGTTGCTATTTTCAACATTGGTTGTGCTATCGGTGGTTTGGCTTGGTCAAGATTGGGTGATATCTACGGTCGTAGATTAGCTCTCGTCTGGGTCACTACTGTTTACATGATCGGTTTGATCATCTCCATAGCTTCTATTAACAAGTGGTATCAGTACTTTATCGGCAGAATTATTTCTGGTTGTGGTGTCGGTGGTATTGCTGTTTATTCTCCCCTTCTAATTTCTGAAGTGTCCCCAAAGCACGTCAGAGGTACATTGGTGTCTTGTTACCAACTGATGGTGACCCTTGGCATCTTCCTAGGTTACTGTACCAATTACGGTACGGAGCATGGCTATAGTAACTCCACCCAATGGAGAGTCCCCCTAGGTCTTGGTTTTGCATGGGCACTTTTTATGATTGCCGCTATGTTCTTTGTCCCAGAATCTCCCCGTTTCTTGATTGAGGTTGGTAAGATGGAAGAGGCCAAAATTTCCATGGCAAGATCCAATAAGTTATCTGCCGACGATCCATCTGTAATTGCCGAGGTAGAGTACTTGGCTGCTGGTATCGAAGCTGAAAGAGAAGCTGGATCGGCAAGCTGGATGGAATTATTCTCCACCAAGGGAAAAATTCTTCAGAGAACTATATTGGGTGTTATGATTCAATCTTTGCAACAATTGACAGGTGCCaactacttcttcttctacgGTACCCAAATTTTCCAAGCTGTTGGCCTACCAGACTCTTACGAAACTGCCATTGTCATTGGTATTGTTAACTTCGCCTCTACTTTTCCCTCTATTTACTTTGTCGAGAGATTCGGTCGTCGTACCGGTTTGTTATGGGGTGCTGCGGGTATGATCTGCTGCTTTGTTGTCTTTGCTTCCGTCGGTGTCACGAGATTATATCCAAACGGTAGAGACCAACCATCTTCCAAGGGTGCCGGTAACTGTATGATTTGCTTCACCTGTTTTTTCATCTTCTGTTTTGCCACCACTTGGGCCCCAACTGCCTACGTTATTGTGTCCGAATCTTTCCCATTGAGAGTCAAGGCCAAGGGTATGGCTTTGTCCATTGCCGCCAACTGGATCTGGAACTTCTTGCTGGGTTTCTTCACTCCATTTATTACCGGTGCTATCAACTTCTACTACGGTTACGTCTTTATGGGCTGTCTGTGCTTTTCTTGGGTCtatgttttcttctttgtcccAGAAACAAAGGGGTTGTCATTGGAAGAAGTCAACATTATGTGGGAAGAAAGTGTCCTACCATGGAAATCAGCTTCTTGGGTCCCACCATCCAGGAGAGGTGCTGATTACAATGCTGATGCCATGGCTCACGACGATCAACCTTTTTATAAAAGAATGTTAGGGAAATAA
- the KNAG0D05380 gene encoding serine/threonine dehydratase family protein encodes MPALYNKTPLLPKNLSGGDGPTFLFKYENMQPGGSFKIRGVSHLIEKRVEQIKSEGKKPPHVFSSSGGNAGLAAATACHILSIPCTVVVPTLTKPRMVEKIRKANAEVIVKGSNWKEADDYLRGTVIASNNAVQPIYVNPFDDPLLWEGHSTMIDEILNALNQENIKLDAVKGIVCSVGGGGLFNGIVHGLENHQLACTIPVVAVETKGCDVLGLSLAAEKPVRLNKIDSIATSLGSSYVSCQAFDNAVKFKSRSVVLHDSDVLNTCYRYLDDFNAIVEPACGATIHTAYHYKILEKALGQKLTPSDIIIIIVCGGSCVTIQDLENAKRKLDTD; translated from the coding sequence ATGCCTGCTTTATACAACAAGACACCGCTTTTGCCCAAAAACTTGTCTGGCGGTGATGGACCGACCTTCCTATTCAAGTACGAAAACATGCAACCCGGTGGTAGCTTTAAGATCAGGGGTGTAAGCCATCTAATTGAAAAAAGAGTGGAACAAATTAAGTCTGAAGGGAAGAAACCACCTCATGTATTTTCCAGCTCCGGGGGGAATGCTGGGCTTGCTGCGGCGACTGCCTGCCACATTCTATCAATTCCCTGTACGGTCGTCGTCCCTACACTCACTAAGCCAAGGATGGTGGAAAAAATTAGAAAAGCAAACGCTGAAGTTATTGTGAAGGGTTCCAATTGGAAGGAAGCAGATGATTATTTGCGGGGTACAGTCATTGCCTCAAACAATGCCGTGCAACCCATATACGTCAATCCTTTCGACGATCCTCTGCTATGGGAAGGGCACTCCACTATGATTGATGAAATACTAAACGCTCTTAACCAAGAAAATATAAAATTGGATGCAGTAAAAGGAATAGTCTGCAGTGTCGGAGGCGGGGGGTTGTTTAATGGTATTGTCCACGGACTGGAAAACCACCAACTTGCATGCACTATTCCAGTGGTTGCCGTTGAGACAAAAGGATGTGATGTGCTTGGCCTTTCCCTAGCGGCTGAGAAACCAGTGCGGCTCAATAAGATTGATAGCATCGCAACTTCTCTGGGTAGTTCTTATGTATCCTGTCAGGCATTTGATAACGCGGTAAAGTTTAAATCTAGGTCGGTGGTTTTGCATGATTCTGATGTCTTGAATACATGTTACAGATACCTTGATGATTTCAATGCAATTGTAGAGCCAGCATGCGGTGCAACCATTCATACCGCTTACCATTataaaattttggaaaaggcGTTAGGCCAGAAATTGACCCCCAGCGACATCATAATCATTATTGTATGCGGTGGGTCATGTGTTACTATTcaagatttggaaaatgCTAAAAGAAAACTAGACACGGattga
- the KNAG0D05400 gene encoding uncharacterized protein produces the protein MYRTAVVRVEKGNCSSHFNESVAPITEAALSVQQEVSNFDREKFSSTKARFLLAPASLLFQLLKSKSESKLGDYARNLCVFIYLDDVYAQFSFAGNFPRPTDTISVFEEPRADELFLKKALYFCEILTDDRHTAYFTHLCQLAAVDIRKVTSEKVEFLSVFQYRYVLDAIKAWTTYAALYPQATTTISNITGMFVEKKAQMWRWVTTTYSLLCNELTQTTQRFVKERGPNACIVDGKHFSKDYLLELYHDNQREFDSVTESLRRYFGNILTVENVADRLVNDRSVNLAENPRSRKSSFQNLFGAAVLADVAPCAERTTSPDEDKDIIHLVNLCARAVMWMIYAGAGGPYRFPEIQKLKYASNDRDLYADSESRCIEIHAGYSKAQILRPVTKQLDKNTSDYLLFYTMIVVPIRNHVAGPGLFRRVMSRDLADEMGMRVEEHTANAADGEGCRLSDADFTTQVLNSYLFADLSCGKLLKYANFAKGARKFPVSVPQDQRLSLRDLRHGIIYFMRRHTNVGRIVAGSDAVERLAGHTAATGRTVYAVPDSVVNHEAEICMAWHRFLDLAVSGQVVAVKDGDNARPDFHSSGSINDLLAAGRRLYSKDIFMFRKGQKDVATEVYLGGAQLIPVQALPGFGKTALFQIPLIALKKTRPIPKVVSFVFVPYIPLKANMIDRLGTNGLLEVGDVAVLLKNGPNVDEDALSADVYVGAFHDMATVSCARLLDNWYQTFRDTVLGLIVIDEFHNFETEMAFRGNTFSAIGEINLRQAWKVLVLSGTVGVGGFNGPLQRLGYDESLTTEAGLDLKYFFFNLVDELPLGNSVKWFDECASSKICLEKAVAMVDRFVAEEESAKVILVCRTREHAKILAVDLAKHRPLCVHGELTGASKEQTMRSFIQDPVKRVLIGTKLVSEGIDVQDLLLVLLVDYLPSIGEYVQMAGRLRKGGLCAVLWSSGSSFGDQGELRPGCLTPQLNRFYGLSQHGHVGCCRAVDNCDPDSVAFVRRVFPGILKYEKVLDSQLKRFSGTSSPKSSAQKRPLLVADSVKDNSTTRESVENESNPRDSARSLPTVDTSIDTSMDSTMELLCDDGEFLASPAKRPAEQMRSPTTPSCSNVDAPKQLLVVPGQSIVQLAAVRSGVRNVQPTFSVAPPVVSRTPMRRKNGFPESFRAAARPVSQRSVGERLREAFGADLSLFHFLGVAVKYIPTLRFFQVCEATFGLSKATEPWYCFVCMGALAFKCVCEDFRGHRNKYVVRNLVMNALCFLKIVASSTEWAHVVRMGDDGDFPRVPLWLAERGADMQARFRTRLLEYCKLAREMYTESDFTLPYPFKEVDTRGALQRYNRCWEYLRENKLDIIAFFATNDTSTTFPELWESPTVARLGS, from the coding sequence atgTACCGCACAGCCGTTGTGAGAGTTGAAAAAGGGAATTGCTCGTCTCATTTCAACGAATCTGTTGCTCCTATCACGGAAGCAGCATTATCCGTGCAACAGGAGGTGAGCAATTTTGATAGAGAGAaattttcatcaacgaaaGCAAGGTTTCTGTTAGCTCCTGcttctcttttgtttcaacttctgAAAAGTAAATCGGAAAGCAAGCTGGGTGACTATGCCCGCAACTTATGTGTTTTCATCTATCTGGACGACGTCTACGCGCAGTTCAGTTTTGCGGGGAACTTCCCCAGACCCACCGACACCATTTCCGTGTTTGAAGAGCCGCGGGCCGACGAGCTGTTCCTGAAAAAGGCACTTTACTTCTGCGAGATCCTCACAGACGACCGCCACACCGCTTACTTTACCCACCTCTGCCAGCTGGCGGCCGTGGACATCCGCAAAGTGACCTCCGAAAAGGTCGAGTTCCTCTCTGTCTTTCAATACCGCTACGTCCTTGACGCCATCAAGGCCTGGACAACGTATGCCGCGCTGTACCCGCAAGCGACCACAACCATTAGCAATATAACCGGAATGTTTGTAGAGAAGAAGGCCCAGATGTGGCGGTGGGTCACTACCACATACTCTCTGCTGTGCAACGAGCTGACGCAGACAACTCAGAGGTTCGTCAAGGAGAGGGGCCCCAACGCCTGCATAGTGGACGGCAAGCACTTCTCGAAAGATTACCTACTTGAGCTTTACCACGACAACCAACGGGAATTCGACAGTGTCACCGAGTCCCTCAGACGCTACTTTGGAAACATTCTTACCGTGGAAAATGTGGCCGACCGGTTGGTCAACGACCGCTCTGTTAACCTTGCAGAGAACCCCCGCTCCCGGAAGTCCTCCTTCCAGAACCTCTTCGGTGCGGCGGTGCTGGCGGACGTGGCGCCGTGTGCCGAACGCACCACGAGCCCAGACGAAGACAAGGACATCATCCACCTGGTCAACCTTTGCGCGCGGGCCGTCATGTGGATGATATATGCTGGTGCCGGCGGGCCCTACCGTTTTCCGGAGATCCAGAAGCTCAAGTACGCGAGCAACGACAGGGACCTGTACGCGGACTCCGAGAGCCGCTGCATCGAAATCCACGCGGGGTACTCCAAGGCCCAGATCTTGAGGCCCGTGACCAAGCAGCTAGACAAGAACACCTCTGACTACCTGCTCTTCTACACCATGATTGTTGTTCCGATCCGCAACCACGTCGCTGGGCCCGGTCTTTTCCGTCGGGTGATGTCCCGCGACCTCGCCGACGAGATGGGAATGCGTGTCGAGGAACACACCGCCAACGCGGCGGACGGCGAGGGCTGCAGGCTCTCCGACGCTGATTTCACGACACAGGTCCTCAACAGCTACCTGTTTGCCGATCTCAGCTGCGGGAAGCTGCTCAAGTACGCGAACTTTGCAAAGGGTGCGCGCAAGTTTCCCGTCTCGGTGCCCCAGGACCAGCGCCTGAGCCTCCGCGATCTCCGCCACGGTATCATCTACTTCATGCGGCGGCACACCAACGTAGGGCGAATTGTAGCCGGCTCGGATGCCGTCGAGCGGTTGGCCGGCCACACTGCCGCCACCGGACGTACTGTCTATGCGGTACCCGACAGCGTAGTGAACCACGAGGCCGAGATCTGCATGGCCTGGCACAGATTTCTCGACCTGGCTGTTTCAGGGCAAGTTGTTGCGGTAAAGGACGGAGACAACGCCAGACCAGACTTTCACTCCTCCGGATCCATCAACGATTTGCTTGCCGCGGGCCGCCGCCTCTACAGTAAGGATATTTTTATGTTTAGAAAAGGCCAGAAGGACGTCGCTACAGAGGTTTACTTAGGGGGGGCGCAGCTCATTCCAGTGCAGGCGCTTCCCGGGTTTGGCAAAACCGCGTTGTTCCAGATACCACTGATTGCATTGAAGAAGACAAGGCCGATCCCGAAGGTCGTCTCTTTCGTGTTTGTGCCCTACATTCCGCTGAAGGCCAACATGATTGACCGACTGGGGACGAACGGTTTGCTCGAGGTCGGGGACGTCGCGgtgctgctgaagaacgGTCCAAACGTCGACGAGGACGCGCTTTCCGCCGATGTATATGTGGGAGCGTTTCACGACATGGCCACAGTTTCCTGTGCAAGGTTGCTGGACAACTGGTACCAAACATTCAGGGACACCGTGCTGGGGCTCATTGTCATCGATGAGTTCCACAACTTCGAAACGGAGATGGCCTTTCGGGGTAATACGTTCAGTGCAATCGGAGAGATCAACCTGCGGCAGGCGTGGAAAGTGCTGGTGCTGTCCGGGACAGTTGGTGTCGGCGGCTTTAACGGGCCCTTACAGAGGTTGGGCTACGATGAGTCACTGACCACGGAGGCTGGGCTGGACCTCAAGtactttttcttcaatttggtTGATGAGCTCCCCCTGGGTAATTCGGTGAAATGGTTTGACGAGTGTGCATCCTCGAAAATATGCCTGGAGAAGGCCGTTGCAATGGTGGACAGGTTTGTCGCAGAAGAGGAGTCCGCGAAGGTGATTCTGGTGTGCCGCACAAGGGAACACGCCAAGATTTTGGCGGTTGATTTGGCAAAGCACAGGCCGCTCTGCGTCCACGGCGAGTTGACGGGAGCTTCCAAGGAGCAAACAATGCGCAGCTTCATCCAAGATCCCGTCAAGAGGGTTCTCATCGGAACCAAGCTGGTATCGGAGGGCATTGACGTCCAGGATCTGTTGCTCGTGCTGCTCGTCGATTACCTGCCCTCCATTGGCGAGTATGTGCAGATGGCTGGGCGGCTGCGGAAGGGCGGTCTCTGTGCGGTGCTGTGGTCCTCGGGGAGTTCGTTTGGCGATCAGGGCGAGCTGCGTCCGGGATGTTTGACACCCCAGCTCAACCGTTTCTACGGGCTCAGCCAGCACGGGCACGTCGGGTGTTGCAGAGCGGTCGACAACTGCGACCCAGACTCTGTTGCCTTTGTCAGGAGGGTGTTTCCGGGAATCTTGAAATACGAGAAAGTGTTGGACAGCCAGTTGAAGAGGTTTAGCGGTACCAGCTCTCCGAAGAGCTCGGCGCAAAAACGGCCACTGTTGGTTGCCGATTCAGTAAAGGACAACTCAACGACACGGGAATCGGTGGAAAACGAGTCAAATCCAAGGGATTCAGCGAGATCCCTCCCCACAGTGGATACTTCAATAGATACGTCGATGGATTCGACAATGGAACTGCTGTGCGATGACGGGGAGTTCCTGGCATCACCAGCCAAAAGACCTGCAGAACAGATGAGGTCGCCGACGACTCCCAGTTGCTCCAATGTTGACGCACCCAAACAGCTTCTAGTTGTTCCCGGTCAGTCAATAGTTCAACTGGCTGCTGTGCGTTCCGGCGTGCGCAATGTGCAGCCCACCTTTTCAGTCGCCCCACCAGTCGTCTCCCGTACGCCAATGCGCCGTAAAAATGGATTTCCAGAAAGCTTCCGTGCCGCCGCGCGTCCCGTCTCTCAGCGATCCGTTGGTGAGCGTCTGAGGGAAGCCTTTGGTGCGGACTTGTCCCTGTTCCACTTCTTAGGGGTTGCGGTCAAGTATATTCCAACCCTGAGATTTTTCCAGGTGTGCGAGGCCACCTTTGGGCTGTCCAAGGCGACGGAGCCGTGGTACTGTTTTGTGTGCATGGGCGCCCTGGCGTTTAAGTGCGTGTGTGAGGATTTCCGCGGGCACCGCAACAAGTACGTCGTGCGCAACCTGGTGATGAACGCGCTGTGTTTCCTCAAGATCGTGGCGTCCAGCACCGAGTGGGCCCATGTCGTGCGGATGGGCGACGACGGGGACTTCCCCCGCGTGCCGTTGTGGCTGGC